ATGTGGTAACCATGAACTCGAAAATCCGGGTTAAAGATTTGAACTCAGGCAATGAAACAATTTATCACCTGGTTTTCCCTGGGGATGCCGATGCAAAGAACAACAGGATATCCATCCTGGCACCGATCGGCACGGCGCTCATCGGTTTCAGAGCGGGAGACGTTGTTGAATGGGAAGTCCCGGCAGGCTTAAGACAATTAAAGATCGAAGAAATCATTTATCAGCCCGAGGCGGCAGGGGACTTCCATCTTTAGGAGCCTGCCCGGAAGAGCGGCGAACGGACAATCCCTGTTACAGCGCATACCGGTTTCATCGCGCTCAACGCACTCGCCACACGTGCACGACCGGTTTGGCCGAATCCGCGAAGAGCTCAAGAACGTAAAGCAAATCGTTGGCCCGGTCGTATGCGATATCCCCTATCCGGTATCTTCGCTGAACCCCTGTGCCCAGCATAGCCGGTTCGACTCCTTCGGGATTGAGGAAAAGATGCCTGTCTATGCCCACCGACGCATAGGGCTGGGGTTTCCAGGACTTGATTTCACCTGCTGCAACCCGCGCGAGGCCGGCCGGATCATAGAGGATGAACCGCGCCTCGAATCGGGTGGTCCACCAGCCCCGATAATCATTGTGCCCTTTGCATTCCGTGAGATCTGCCTTGGGGCAGGGCGTACCATCCGCCATTCGGCAGACATCAAACTGACCGACCAAGTCCTCGGCAACGCAGGGCAGATTGGGGCCTGCCGGATTGACGAACCCATACCAGTACTTCGTTCCCACTGACTTGGTGCCGGCAAAGAGGACCGCAGACTTGCCGGTACTGGTCGTTATCCAGGCGGCACCCTCCCATTCGTCAGGATGCTGATAGCCTTTGAGGCAGTTCCTGATTTTGGAGGTGTTCATTGAGTTTTCATAGAGCAGCAGCACTTTTTCTTTCAGATGCGCTCCCGGGGCCGCAGGTGTACCGTGGCTTCCTGACCAGGGCCGGTAGGCAAAAAGGGCCGGTCCCATACCCGACCAGCCCCCATCCCTGAAACGCCCTGTTCCAAGGACCCGTCCTCCTGTATGTTTTTTCGCCCAGGTGGATGGAATATCGAGCATGTAACCGTTGACACTGTAAAACGACCTGTTGCCGATAAACCAGGTTCCCTGGAAATTCGGTTCCCTCAGGTTCGGATCGAACCATGCGTGGGTAGCGGGTGACGTGTCAGGCTCCAGGTGCTGCCCCCAGCCGATATGGATCTTTGGGCCGGTTGCTCTGGTGTTCAGGTACTGCATGCCCACACGCGGGAGTTCGTCCATGCCCTTGAACCGCCCTCGCGTGACATTTTGAAACCGTTGCAGGAAGCCCGCTCGATTGAGGCCTCCCAGATTCTTTGAAACCACAGGCACTGGAATACTGATTTCCGCTACCTGGTTTCCATTTGGCAGCTCGCCATACGGGAGCCTGTCGTGGCCCATTATGAACAACGAGCCTGGAAAGCCGTCGGCTGGTCCTGAAGGATCGCCGTCAGGATTGAACGTCATGGCGCTCCCCCCGTACATGAAAGTCTTGGGGCGAATGTCGCCGCCGGGAAGCCTGAATGCCCCCAGATACACGAAGTCCCTGGGGCGCACCAGCCCCGCACAAGGGCCCTCCTGAGCCATGGTCTGCTCACCGGAGGCGAATGCGGCTGAAGCCATCATCAAGCCTGCCGTGAACAACAAGAACGATACCGACAGGATCACTGCCACACCCATTGGTGATACTCTTCTGTATTCCATGACAACCCCAGGTCTATTTTCTAAGCAAGAAACAGAAAATAAAAACTATAATTTCAATGTTTTACGCTTTACGAGGCCGGTTGCCAGGGCGACGACTGGATGATTTCTCGCAGGACAAGCCGACCTGTAATCTAAAAAAAAGCCGGGCGGCCCAGGTACAATTCCCAAGTCGCTCGGCCCGAGTTCCCCACCGAGGAGATAAGGCTATCCGACTCGCTCCAGGCGGGTCTTGATGTACTTTAGCAGCGGCGTCCCCCCTGTCGGTTCGGTGCAGTTGGGCGGCATCAATGCCCCAGGCACGTTCACCCCCCCGAAATCCGGGTACTTGGGATCGCCTTCCAGGCCGCGCACGTGCCCGTACCCACCCGCTGCTGCCAGCACACCGGGTCGGATGTCATCCGTGACCTCAGCCTTGATGAGCACGCTGCCCCAGGGTGAAACCAGACGTACCGTGTCTCCCGAGACGATGTCCCGGCTGGCGGCGTCAGCAGAATTGATGAGCACCGAATTGGTCTTTCTCAGTTTCATGAGCTGGTAGTTGTTGAAGGTGGAACAATGCTCGTGTTGTAGAATCCGGATGTTGCCAAAGAGGAAGGGATACTCTGCATCCGGAAGCAACTGCTCGTCCACGGGCTTGTGGTCGGGCAATGGGTCCACGCCTTTTTCCTGGCTGACGGGATTGAGAAAATTGAACTTGCCGGTCTTGCTCTTGCCCGAACTGCCGTACCCTTCCGGCGGATTGATCGAACCCCACTTCCTGTATTTGTGATATTCAGCCTGGTCTGTTATGATGAAGCCCTTCTCCCGCAGTTCTTCGTAGCTCCAGGGCAGATCACGCATCTGGTTGGCAAAGGCCTCGTCCATATTTTTCCAAGGCACCGCATCGGCCACCCCCATACGCTCGGCCAGCCCCTGAACGATTTTGTACATGGGCCGGGAATCGTACATAGGCGGCACTACTTCGGCAAAATAGCTCAAAAAGGCTTCATAGAGCCAGTCCGGCTTGACTTGGGCCTGCTCCAACCAGGTCGAATCCGGGAGGACCACGTCACTGTACAGAGCGGTATTGCACATGAAGGCGTCGATCGTCACGCAAAAGTCCAGCTGTGTAAGGCCTCGAGCCACCGAAGCACTGTTTCCCCAGGTCAGCACGGGATCGGCCCAATACGAAACCAGGGCTTTGATCTTACCCTCCCGGACAT
This region of Desulforhabdus amnigena genomic DNA includes:
- the rnk gene encoding nucleoside diphosphate kinase regulator → MKQRKAIYMTESDMKRLEKLLELLEEEDNVRDQDHLVQLGDELRRAKVVPSKSIHPDVVTMNSKIRVKDLNSGNETIYHLVFPGDADAKNNRISILAPIGTALIGFRAGDVVEWEVPAGLRQLKIEEIIYQPEAAGDFHL